CTGTCGAAGGGGTTCATGACGTTCGATCCTCTTATCTCCGGATTCAGCCTGAAGCATAAGTAATTCAGGATTAAAGGTGACCCAAGCAAGGGAACTGGCCTCCATCCGGTTGACACGATCAATGCAAATCCTTGCGATATCCGTTGGTACGAGTGCCCCATTCTGATATTCATCAAAGATTTTCTCAATACTTAATTCAAAAAAACCGTTATATCCCATCAGGTATCACTTCCTTCACCTGTAAATCCGTGGAATTTCTCAAATATCCCCGTCCACAATTTGTTCGGCAACCGGCTTGATTTTTTCCCGGTTAGGACGTTCTTTTTTGTTAATCGGTATATCCACATCTTCCAACTGGGGCATCCGATGTTTTTTCATTGTTTCATAGAATTCGTCTTCAGTCATCCCGGTAATTTTAAGATAATAATCGAGGGCCTCGGGCCTTACTGGATCATATTGATTGATAAGTCTGAATCCTTCCTCTCTCGTCAATAAACCATTTCTTACATCCAAACATGCATGCCAGGTTGCCCGGCCAAATCCTCTTTTCAGGTAACAGGTAAAATCATGCATGCCTGGCATAATGCACTCGGCACTCTTGTATCCCTTATACGTGCCTTCAAGCTCGGTCTCCTTCCAACTATATGTGTCCCGGACGAATTCGGTTTGGCGCTCGTCGTCCCAGAAGATATAGTCCCCGAGGTGAATTCCCACGAGTCCTGCTTTCTCATATTCTTCTGCAGTCGGGATCCTGAAAGGGATCAGGTCTTTTGGCGTCAGGTAGTCGCAGACCATCTCGTCGGGTTTTCGTTTGGCAGACACTCTCTCGAAATATTCCCGGTCGAATTTCTGAACGCGATCCTTATACGAGGTTCTCCCGGAATCTTCTGCAATGGACTCTCCCCAGATAAGAAGGGGGATTTTGAATTTTATCGCGATTTGCTGGGGGAACGCCCCAACCCCCGAGTGGCAGTGCCAGCAGGTATCTCCAATCGCTTCGAGGGATTTTTTCGCACACCGGTTCACGAGACTACGGTTCGGTGTGAACATGATATGATCGACATTGAACTTTTCCAGGGAGTTGATCAGATTGTACCAGCCGGTCTTACTGTACCAGTTGTGGTTGAAAGTCACGGCAAGGGGTTTCATGCCATAGACATTGACGAGTACGTGCAGCTGGAAGGTGCTGTCCTTTCCCCCGCTTATCGGGATGATACAATCGTAATTGTCACCGGCCTTTGCTTTGGCATCGGCGAGAATTTTCTGCAATTCTCTCTCCCGTTCGGTCCAGTTGATGTGTATCTTCTGTTCCGAGGACTGACATGCCTGGCAGATCCCGAGTTCATCGAAGACAACGCCTTCGAGTGTCTCGGGCATGCAGCACCGGACACAGTATTTCATATTCCTGAATGGTGGTTCGTTTGAAGGTTCAGCAGGCATGATCGATCTCCATAATTTATCTGGTTTTACGTTCGTAATCCGATTTCAGAATTCCGAATTCGACAAAATCGATATATTTCCCGTTTTTATAGGCAGCCTCAATTCTCCGCCCCTCCTCTTTCATACCCAGAACAAGAGCGAGTTTTTTCATTGCCTGGTTTGTATCAAATGTTGCACAGGAAATCCGATGGAGGTTCATTGTATTGAATCCATGATGAAGTACAAGTTCAGCTGCTTCACGTCCGTACCCTTTTCCCCATGCCGATTTATCACCGATTATTATCGTAAGATCGGCAGAACGGTAAATACGGTTAATATCCTGAAGGGCGATGTTGCCAATATGTCTATCATTCGTTTTTAACACAATCGCAAGAATAAATTCGTCATCCGTCTGATGAGAATGATGGATATATTCCTGTATTTTACTTTTTGTATGTGGGTATACATGATGTGAATTGCCATGGCACACTTCTTCATCATTGAACCATTTGAGGTATTCTCCTTCCACATCTTCATCGATAAGAGAGCGAAGATAGAGGCGTTTGCTGGTGAGAAACGCAAGATTTGACACGATTATTTTAACTCCTGAATGTGATTAAAGATTTTTTCAAACGCCTCGAGAACATTGTTCAGATCTTCTTGAGTAATATTTGCATGACAAATATTTGTGGTCATTACTTCAGTGTAATGCATGAGCTCTGTTACCGGGCACAATCCCTTTTTATAATTTAATGTGCCTTTATACCCCTCATACGTAAAGGGAAAACCATTTTTCCCAAATGCGATTCTCTGCTGATAAACAGGTTCAAGGTATAGTGGTTGGACATACCCTGAATCAAAGGGTATACCTTCTGCATTTAGTGCCCGGGTAACATTTTCCCGGGATACTCCTGTCACTGAAGCATCATAGCGCAGAGGATATACATAATAGCCATGGCGTACGCCTTTCCTGATGAGTGGGGTCTTAAGTCCTGGATATTCCCTTAAGTGCGTAGTGAGGTAATTTGCAGCTTGAATCCTCGGTATGAGCAGTTTCTCCAATTTTTTCAATTGTTCTGAAGCAATTGCTGCTTCAATTTCTGTCATCCGGAAATTAAATCCAATAAGATTTACAAGATTTTTTACTTCCTTATGGTTTACTACGACTTCTGCATGATTTCTTATCAACCTCATGCGTTCTGCAAGGTCCTCATCGTTTGTGACAACGACTCCCCCCTCACCACATTGAATGGTTTTATGGTAATTAAGGCTGTAAACACCCATGTGACCCAGTGTTCCTGCATACCTGCCATGATAAGTAGCTCCTGGTGCCTGCGCAGCATCTTCAATAACAATGAGATCATGTTCCTCAGCGATTTCCATGATTTCATCCATATCAGCGGGATGACCAAAGATATCAACAACAATAATCGCTCTGGTCCTGGGGGTAATCCGTTCACGAATTGATTCAGGTGTTATACAAAAAATATCCGGATCGATATCTGCAAATACAGGAATAGCCCCGTAAACCAACGCAGCGGTTGCTGATGCCGACATTGTATATGGTGAGACAATGACTTCATCTCCAGGACCAATTCCTGATGCCCCGACTGCAGCATAAAGTCCTGATGTTGCTGAATTCACACTCACGGCATATTTTACCTGAAAATAGTCAGCCCATTCCTTTTCAAGCTTCTGAACTCTCGGACCTCCGTAGAAATCCGGGGACCATTCTCCAAGAAATTTTGAAAGCACTTTACTATCCATTACCTCAATTACTGCTTGTTTCTCCTCTTCCCCTGTTGATATATAGGGTGGAAATGGTTTTTTTCTGACCGGCCTGCCTCCAAAAATTGCGAGCTCTGTCATAGTCTCCTCATAGTTAGATTATACCTGACATTACGTATATTTGTTGGACAACGCGCCCGGTTGCATTTCCATCAGACCTTATTTTGGAAATATTTTCATAGACTTTATTTCTTCTGTGTGAGTCAAGTAACAGTGTCCGTAGTACCGGAGTAACATTCTCCACAGAGTAAATAGGGTAACTATAACCTAACCTGTTTGTTGGAAGAATATCCTTCTGTATTAGGCCGGGTTGAACACTTACTACTATACACCCAAGATAACATGCTTCCACCAGCAGAGCGGTAGTCATACCCGTGACAAGATCCGCCGCCATTATTATTTCCCGCGAGTTCCCAGTTGTTGATATAATAATATGAATTCGCTCTCCTAGTTCCCCTGCAAATTCATTCGGGTTCTCCCTGGGATGAGGACGTATAATGAGGGTAATTTTCTGGTTACAAGTCCTCTGAATCTCATCGAGAGCTGAAATAACAGAATGCAGGACCTCCTTTTTCGTATAACCCGGATATGATGGTCTGGATGGAGTACCAGAAAAAAGAGGTTCAGAAGCAAAGACAACAAGGAGTTCACCAGGATTCACCCCCAGTTTTTTTCTCAACGCTTCACGCTTCTCCGTTGAAAACGCGGATTTCCATGACCCCAGATCATCGTAAGCAGGTTGGCCAGTAACCATGATTATATCCGGTTCAAATCCTTCGCTGACCATTTCATCCCGTGTGGTAGCATCCATAACAGCAATTTTATCGGGCAGATATACAGGATTACCTGTAATATCACTAAACCGAATTGTATAATTTGATGGATAATCAATAATCGCAATTGATGGGATGGAAAGCCTTCGGGCTACAAGTAAAAACGTTTTCTCAAATTCCTGTTGATTCCAAGATGTACTTGTAAACAATAGTTTTGCGTTACACTTTGAAAGAATTTCAGATGCGGAAAGAACGGTGGTATTGTCAGGAAGTTGGGTAAATGGAATATTTTTCTCTTTCCACAAGTTGCATGCTTCACGGTATGCAAAAGCCATAACTTTGACTCTATCATCATTGATTAATCGGATTATTACCGGTGCTGCCGCATTCGCCCCCCCCGGGTCCCCGCTCACGACAATAACGGTTGGGACGGTGTTGGATGATATCTTGCATTCATTCATTGTGAAACACGATTTTTTTTCCGGTTAGGGCAGATTCTCGAATTGATTGCCCGATTCTTAATGCTTCAAGACCATCAAGTCCAGAGCAGATTGGCTCCCCACCCGTTTTCAAACACCTCACAATATCTTCTACTGCATGGAGTAAGGAGTCAGTCAATCCCCCGGAGTTCCTCAAACCTATTGCAAGAGCCAGATAGCCAGAATAATTTGGATCATCTTCAACGTGATACTTTTCTATAGTGTGACCGGAATCAAGGATCCTTATACGCCCCTTGGTACCGATAATATCCATTTCAAAAATATCAAACATTTTCTCATCGCAGCCAAAAAGAAATCCCGATGCTCCGTTGTTAAATAATAAATACGCACTCACGGTTGGATCATCGGTGATTATACTGGTTACGGGAAACCCCTGAACCAAGTTAATCTCCCCAATAAGGAAACGGGCTAAATCCAACCAGTGACTGCCATTATGCAATATTCCTTTTGTATAATATCCGCTGACTGTCTGAATCTCACCAATATTGGTCTTATCCTGTAAAAATAGGGACAATTCACGGTGGTTCGGAGCGTACCTCCGGAAATAATTAACTGACACGATTATTTTTTTTTCCTGAGCACGGTGAATTAGTTCTTTTGCTTCGGAAATATTCAGTGCAAGCGGTTTTTCTGCAAAGATCGCTCGTATACAATTATATTCCATAATTTCCTGGATTATCTGATAATGGGTTGCATCTGGAGTACAAACACTAATTATTTCAGGTCTGGATTCTTCCAACATCGTTCGAAAATCACTATATACCTCAGGTACTCCCCAACGGTTCGCACATTTTTGAGCTTTTCCCAAATCTGAATCGCATACTGCTATGAGATTGGTATCGGGGCATGAACTGTATGCACCACTATGCGTATAGATATCTTTGATCCGAGGATCGTCTGAAAATTCACTTCCGATTTTACCGCATCCAATGATTGCAGCACGATATTTCATTAATGTACCTTTTTCTGCTGGATCTGTTTATTAATATTGATCAAATCTGGTTTTTTATCTAACAGATCTAATATATCCTCAAGAGTGAATCTTGGATTTTTAGGATATAATTCTTCATATATGGAATTGATTAACCCAAAATCCTCTATTGTATCAACGGTCAGACGCAGATCCCAATATTTTTCAGGAAGACCGCTTTCCAGATTAAATAATGTATATCTCTCCGGATGCTCATAGATATAAAGAGAAACATGTTCATGATCCACAGGGTCCAGGGTCAGGGAGGCAACTTCTTCTAATGTTTTTAATGAAAATACCTGTGCATCAAGTCCATTGGGGTATGTCTGTTTAAGGGTATTACTGACATAATCATACGAATTATGCAGGAAAATCTCAATGAGATGATCAATGACTTTTGGATCAAGTAATGGGCAATCACCGGTAATCTCAACAATAATATCTGCATCATAGGACTGAGCAGCTTTTATGACCCGATCAAGAACATCATCTTCACTACCCCGGTAACAACCAATCCCAAGGCGACATGCTAATTCTTCTACAACATCGTCGGTACGGTTTGAAGTCGTTGCAACAACAATTTGATCAATTTGTCTGACATGGGCCAACCGTTCGATCAGCAGTTCTAATGTAGGTTTACCGAGTATCGGGCGAAGAATTTTACCGGGAAGGCGGTTCGAGGTCATTCTTGCCTCTATTGTCGCAACAATTTTCATAAAAATTTTCCGTAACCCTCTGATTTTAAATGCATTACTTTAGTTTGATTCCTGCGCGCTGCTTCTGCATCGATATTTTTGATTCAAAGAAATAAAAATGATTGTCAAGGAATATGAACACGGATTAATATTCTCGGTTATGATTTACTTCTCTCACAATCAAAAATTCCAAATAATTAAAATCTTCACGCTCGTATTTTATTACAATGACGCATCATCTTGATGGAAAAATTATTCTCCTCACCGGTGGAACAGGTTCATTCGGTCAAAAATTTACTGAAATTGTTCTAAAAAATCATAATCCTGAACGTATCAGAATATTTTCCCGCGGGGAGCTCCTGCAATATGAAATGGAGAAACGGTTTTCTGACGAACGGCTCAGATTTTTTATAGGAGACGTACGGGATAAGGAAAGACTTTCCCGGGCAATGAATGACGTTGATATTGTAATCCACGCTGCCGCATTAAAACATGTTACGGCGTGTGAATATAACCCCATTGAAGCGGTCAAGACCAATATTGATGGTACAAAAAATATTATTGATACTGCCATTGACAATGATGTAAAACGAGTTATTGGATTGAGTACAGACAAAGCGGTTCATCCCGTAAATTTATATGGTGCCACTAAAATGGTAGCTGAAAAATTATATGTTCAGGGGAATTATTATTCTGGCCAAAAAAACACAAGGTTTTCGTGCGTAAGATACGGGAATGTAGCAGGCAGTCGAGGTAGTGTAATTCCATTATTTATGGACCAGAAAAAAACCGGAACTATCACAATAACAGATGAGCGAATGACCCGGTTCTGGCTTACTCTGGACCAAGGTGTGCAATTTGTCATTAATAGTGCTGAAAAAATGCAAGGGGGAGAGATCTTTGTTCCAAAAATTCCCAGCATGAAGGTAACGGATCTTGCAAAATCTATTGCCCCGGATGCCAAGATCAAATTCATCGGAATTCGGCCTGGTGAAAAATTACATGAAGTCCTTCTCACTGAAGATGAAGCCCGCCATTCACGTGAATTTGATAATTATTATGTAATCGAGCCGGAGTTAGAATTCTGGGATAAAAATGCATTCTCCCATGGAAAAATCCCCCCGGAAGGGTTCCGGTATTCAAGTGATATTAATGACACCTGGTTGAGTGTATCCGATATGAAAAACCTGCAATTAAACTAATTTTTTTATGGTTATAATAATATAGTTTTTACTTCTTCCTCTCAAATGCAGCGCAAAGATTGGTGTTTTAGTTATCTCAGTCAAGTAAGCCGTTTGAATCCTGAATATGCCAGGGGGCCGTCCAAACATTGGTTCAGAGTACCTTTTTCTAATTCATTGCTGATTTTATGGAATACCGGGTCCAAAACCTGAATGTATTGATCAACAACCTCTTTTTTATGGGGATACGAGACATACACACTCTCGCGAGCGAGATAATCTGATTTGAGCATTTCTTGTGTGATAAATGTCTGTATTGTGAGTGCCTCCGGATGATTGAATCCAAGATGGACGAGTGGTGGTATACCATCCTCAATCTTGAACGGAAGATCATTACTTTTTATAAGTTTATTCCATTCCTGACCAATATAACGACCAATCGATGTAATTTGTCGAGGAACATCAAGTCTCTGTATCTTCTCAATAGTAGTAATTGCTGCAGCAAATCCCACACTTTCAGTCCAGTAAGTGCTGCTGATAAATGTGTCCTGTGCGGTATCCATTACCTCTTTTTTTCCAATTATTGTAGCAATCGGGTGACCGTTACCCATTGCTTTTCCGAATATCGCAATGTCAGGAACTACCTGATAACGAAGATGGATCCCTCCTACATTCATTCTCCAGCCGGATGTTATTTCATCGAAGATTAATATGGCGTCATGTTCGTCGACAATTTTTCTTACTTTATTAAGAAAATCATGTTCAGGTTCCCTGTACCTTATTGGTTCCATTATTACCGTACCAATTTCATTGGGATACTGTGAAAACAATGCTTCGAGTTCTTCAGGGTGATTGTACCGGAAAGGAAGCGCAGTTCCTTTTAGCCCTCTCGGAACCCCTTTTGGGGAAAGTCCCGGTAAAAGATGCCCGTCAAGACCTGAATCATCTGCCAGGTTTGCTGCAAGGTACCAGTCATGCCAGCCATGATATCCACAAAATGCAACCCGGTCCTTACCGCTACAAGTTCTCGCAATGCGAACTGCTATTACGGCAGCTTCTCCACCGGTTCGTGCAAATCTTACCATGTCAGCCCACGGGTGTAGCTTTAGCATGATTTCTGCGAGTTCGATTTCTTCCGGACAATTGAGAGTACTCATTGACCCATTCTTTACTGCATTTATCACCGCTGCATTGACATCATCATCTGCATACCCGAGTGTACATGCACCGACTCCTACAATTGACATGTCAATATATCGCCTGTTATCGAGATCCCAGATTTCGATGCCTTTAGCTTTTTTATAATAAGACGGCCAGTGTTCGGGAAGGAACTGCTCACTTCGTTTCGACAAAAGCTGATTTCCTCCTGGAATGATTTGTTTGGCTTTTTTCCAGAGTTTATTTCCACTAGATTCAGACATTTTTTACCTCCTGAAATTTTTCGTCCATTTTAAGAGATTTTTTATATCCTTCATCCCGGCCTATTGAATTATTTAAAAGAATCAATTCCGGTCTTCTTCTTAACAAATCAAGGATGTCCCTCATTTTAAAAAATTTTTCAGGATTATACAGACTTTTATAAACCTCATTAATAAAATCATAGTCTTCCTGCTGATCGAGTGTCCAGCGCATTGAAGAATGATTAAAATCATCCGTTACGTTAAGCCTTTTGATACCAGGAGTCGTTTTGAGATAGGAAGTGACATGTTCTCTTTCAGAGGGAAGACGGGCTTTCGAATCTGCATCCATCAGTGCTGATAAGGTACACACTTCTACATCAAGACCATCCGGATAAGTCGGTTCAAGAGTGTTACTTACATAATCATAATCGCCTTTTATCATCGCAATAATTACCTTATCAATAATGTCCGGATCGATCATTGGACAGTCAGAAGTTATCCTTACAATTAATGAAAGATCAATTTTTTTTTCTTTTAACATCCGGGCAGTATCCACATACCGTTTCAGAACATCTTCAGAAGATCCCCGGAAGACCATGATATTATTGTTAATACAGAAATTTTCAATTACATCATCCTCTTTTCCGGATGTTGTCGCTACAATCACATAATCAGCCAGAGTTGCCCTTGCGACCCGATCAACAACATGCCATAAAACCGGTTTTCCCGAGAGCACCCTCATGACTTTCCCCGGCAGTCTTGTGGACCCCATACGGGCCTGTATTATTGCTGCAATCATATTTGACACTCATGCTTTGCCGCAAGTGCAATTTCCATAATTTTCTTTCCATTCTGCAGACCGGATTCAGGATGGACTTTTTTATCAATACATTCGAGAAAATATCGCATTTCATCAATATATAATTGATTTACATCAAATGTGTCAGCATATGAGAATACCGATTCACCGTGCTTATCAGATACATGCACAGAATTTCCAAATATCCATTCAAAAGTATATCCCTCCCTGTCGCAAATTTTACATTTCCGTGAATATTTTCTTTGGAGGTAATCTGAGTGAATACTTACAATTTTATCTGGATATTCGAAATTTATCATTGCTGTATCTTCGACATCAATTGTAAAAGAGCTAAACTTTCCAAAAACACTCGTGACATGTTTTGGATATCCAAATAACCAACAGGCGTAATCAAGCTCGTGGACATCATCAAGGATTGTACCTCCCCCCATAGAACGGTTTGCACTGTATACTGTTCGGTAATCGACACCTTTTCGCCAGAGTGGCATATGAGAGCCAAACTCGAGCTGGCCAAATGCAACTTTATCTTCTTCAATCCGGGTCTTAAGGAATCGCAATCCTGGTTCAAAGCGGAGCATAAATCCAACCATTGCAATACAATGATTATTTTCCGCAAGTGATATGAGATCGTCAACTCCATCAAGGGTATGAGACAGAGGTTTTTCAATAAAAAGATTGATTCCACGTTCTGCAACTTTTTGCGCAACTGGTATATGTAAATGTGTAGGTGTGCAAATAATTGCCCCCTCAAAATGTGTTTTTTCAATTGCCTGGTCTAAATCAACACATGGGACGAATCCTTCTTCATGGCATATCCTCAATAATAATTCAATGTTAACATCAAAAAGGTGCACAACTGCGCCAAGGGCCTGTAAATTTTTAGCATGACGCTTTCCAATAGACCCGGCGCCAATAACGATAATCTTGGGTCGTGATGCGATGGTATTGTTTTTGATATTGACCATTAGTACTTATTTTGGGCATTCTTCATTTGTATTATTTGTGGGGGGAATCGTTAAGAATCGGTATTATCTTACAAAAATCATTAATTTACTTTAATTCCCGATACTGAAACGTTTATGTAATAATCTCATTTCCAGTCATGGTTAATATAAAAAATCCCATGATAACCTTTTACAATATTATAGCCAGATCCTTTCGGATCACAAGAATCAATAGAAAATGAGTATGCATCATGTACACGATCT
The sequence above is drawn from the Methanomicrobiales archaeon HGW-Methanomicrobiales-1 genome and encodes:
- the pseB gene encoding UDP-N-acetylglucosamine 4,6-dehydratase (inverting), encoding MTHHLDGKIILLTGGTGSFGQKFTEIVLKNHNPERIRIFSRGELLQYEMEKRFSDERLRFFIGDVRDKERLSRAMNDVDIVIHAAALKHVTACEYNPIEAVKTNIDGTKNIIDTAIDNDVKRVIGLSTDKAVHPVNLYGATKMVAEKLYVQGNYYSGQKNTRFSCVRYGNVAGSRGSVIPLFMDQKKTGTITITDERMTRFWLTLDQGVQFVINSAEKMQGGEIFVPKIPSMKVTDLAKSIAPDAKIKFIGIRPGEKLHEVLLTEDEARHSREFDNYYVIEPELEFWDKNAFSHGKIPPEGFRYSSDINDTWLSVSDMKNLQLN
- a CDS encoding spore coat biosynthesis protein F, yielding MKIVATIEARMTSNRLPGKILRPILGKPTLELLIERLAHVRQIDQIVVATTSNRTDDVVEELACRLGIGCYRGSEDDVLDRVIKAAQSYDADIIVEITGDCPLLDPKVIDHLIEIFLHNSYDYVSNTLKQTYPNGLDAQVFSLKTLEEVASLTLDPVDHEHVSLYIYEHPERYTLFNLESGLPEKYWDLRLTVDTIEDFGLINSIYEELYPKNPRFTLEDILDLLDKKPDLININKQIQQKKVH
- a CDS encoding DegT/DnrJ/EryC1/StrS family aminotransferase; amino-acid sequence: MTELAIFGGRPVRKKPFPPYISTGEEEKQAVIEVMDSKVLSKFLGEWSPDFYGGPRVQKLEKEWADYFQVKYAVSVNSATSGLYAAVGASGIGPGDEVIVSPYTMSASATAALVYGAIPVFADIDPDIFCITPESIRERITPRTRAIIVVDIFGHPADMDEIMEIAEEHDLIVIEDAAQAPGATYHGRYAGTLGHMGVYSLNYHKTIQCGEGGVVVTNDEDLAERMRLIRNHAEVVVNHKEVKNLVNLIGFNFRMTEIEAAIASEQLKKLEKLLIPRIQAANYLTTHLREYPGLKTPLIRKGVRHGYYVYPLRYDASVTGVSRENVTRALNAEGIPFDSGYVQPLYLEPVYQQRIAFGKNGFPFTYEGYKGTLNYKKGLCPVTELMHYTEVMTTNICHANITQEDLNNVLEAFEKIFNHIQELK
- a CDS encoding N-acetyl sugar amidotransferase, whose protein sequence is MPAEPSNEPPFRNMKYCVRCCMPETLEGVVFDELGICQACQSSEQKIHINWTERERELQKILADAKAKAGDNYDCIIPISGGKDSTFQLHVLVNVYGMKPLAVTFNHNWYSKTGWYNLINSLEKFNVDHIMFTPNRSLVNRCAKKSLEAIGDTCWHCHSGVGAFPQQIAIKFKIPLLIWGESIAEDSGRTSYKDRVQKFDREYFERVSAKRKPDEMVCDYLTPKDLIPFRIPTAEEYEKAGLVGIHLGDYIFWDDERQTEFVRDTYSWKETELEGTYKGYKSAECIMPGMHDFTCYLKRGFGRATWHACLDVRNGLLTREEGFRLINQYDPVRPEALDYYLKITGMTEDEFYETMKKHRMPQLEDVDIPINKKERPNREKIKPVAEQIVDGDI
- a CDS encoding N-acetyltransferase; translated protein: MIVSNLAFLTSKRLYLRSLIDEDVEGEYLKWFNDEEVCHGNSHHVYPHTKSKIQEYIHHSHQTDDEFILAIVLKTNDRHIGNIALQDINRIYRSADLTIIIGDKSAWGKGYGREAAELVLHHGFNTMNLHRISCATFDTNQAMKKLALVLGMKEEGRRIEAAYKNGKYIDFVEFGILKSDYERKTR